A DNA window from Dunckerocampus dactyliophorus isolate RoL2022-P2 chromosome 17, RoL_Ddac_1.1, whole genome shotgun sequence contains the following coding sequences:
- the cplane1 gene encoding ciliogenesis and planar polarity effector 1 isoform X2 gives MELKLEVVLCSSIKRKKPWPRFCWLGQKKESVFLLDDKRISEINMVNGRTKKKTPKLHPLLNSVVTMAPSHNGLWFCGLLGTGELFLWNRDKDLLKTTVAVPEVAQLIASIQGNAAWLSVQVSGDGMRVLVVSTLGQFFLWECLDVGDLMVVPGDTIKGRWAQIQPLHDTVLPTIKNKETSQCAIFLKTQSMGDTCLSAFVFTCGKKLIITCLKIQWVDDHMNLGSMAYNIQWATKTYSMSHLTPTCQPVKSRGALVVDFSPDGQLLAIVLNQRQPKATQVLFVSTQNFVSVSSSLGGCGCKSEGIPSKYIRSYWVGSLSWSHDGLFLACVLKRGALLILARLGGLLSLTSTGCNVDFGPAHFLPLHPLVTYRPQAETGSAEACLSSSSVSARDVMRQRYSVTWHPRLLYCIVSDGYMATVLRVLNRPSPAMLVKAELDNTSKDLRKASQLLDTSQSHVKMWLDLVVSYHNLDHGFEDSKSFTASVPHTAESVPSVDTQESSLPLFLQDQGLFSGTKELLEKVQNFFEDDSEVDGPPPGSQPADGGRLEYASMFDTLHALDPKLVPSPVPEEDSEDITQRFQHELAKIQNGLLTAWALCMSLGNAVENRAHLLKYTVYLIAQLSAFLHLIPSADVHSGKSSSLGSSWLFQLLKTLLSFLPWDHSSAPHSLGLVVELSKQLVHLLLGSQAEACPTGRSDILRRAVLILNLVSDSLDRAYSLQQRSVWASEEKDSQIVSSDVYHVPLLQDDREDKCRVVHQGLPVPQRPSSRLVGVWQWVYKVTRQYQEEVQDGNGCEDEQEQLSVIMSDIQTALQATGEQLEEGPALLNYTGEQLFLCGLYQNSAETWRTQIWEQSEKSTASHRSVFQETRLCLALLYSLLAQYHLREAMELGEHMAHLVLHSAGHYSSDATCTMYDPLLPMNLHDDAAYAVIYALARFMASYFTNQPLKILPPHNVAILPPLHLPHASNVGRLVPLSQEEVARAVRQQHLSEKWTVDYALDMLLLGGLLPETAWLAFNLGDWKTAASVSLAYNNFCTDHLDFTRMNRQELHLPKALLPQSIFQAELQCLLDNNALEHTDITDKSFIDPLEGEDLGVLQVSIQEILKASVMADVNVLSSPLTSLLDSAKDLCSGLPALVHSGLYLPSPPLYCPQPSPNTQDPVGTVGQLAEVTTRHKVSGVLQRMLLLLRSAHCCHPAAQWYINHLRRARHLLFKIKKRYCYPSAVEEEKALPEGLRKFVSHGGFFKRVPNNKNLDVDAIQTIICFRELCGLCWMLHVRDQLSIACRKYQAARMQQADSEILSACVDAVLWAHRYLPFSHFLNAEEILQDLMLSLVSELPPLALVADTLVLAFPEKEESVRVPLREKYKSLLQTLKQCSVTEGNKEQASGSMTVLIQDKLKQRRKHLGRMHRHLAPLELRLWGKEDEEEDAGFTPGTSVPRQPSPAMSVSASTLTDGDTVELEGVSPTTHGQSKTRVAKDNKKRTAVPTKRGLKEQNVSHHDAALPSLPVVGTWEFELEDDEYLNFLELFLSYMLEKDSAEGGESPLLKSFCSTLRERELHSLTFDVLTTMHRRQREGGQHLAGKHRNNDLPVFRAGCCHRTVKRGTTPESQSTTSPFDLALSGRKTGLFSRQQSSTPLQRVSASDSNQSALQPTECCSVSVEAIVEVQQVLDPKLEAQFPELGRLLEWMLRWADRRVLQGHPGKKKPQRREGMSDEGIVIRVKASAPAVLTSLSLLERRFTPLLEPNCFIGRIQVPESQLTAAPVVQPEVDMRLGRESSVDTGYPGSANTPIGALDHNLQQGEPSIGSHADEPAEMMFERTPLPDDPDELNFSAPRPVPVPQRPCFDDLDVTPEKESKSDNDRTELSSSLSNTIISENLCSPQTSLKVADAFETSSSTSLCSQAGSHPSTQTTSDPYPQNTHAMQPEEEHYIRRPVDHPSSSQPHTSIPCAPAVDPIGPNDPSYIEASPMRQRVGEDLCRLVQHINYMSLMEVLGASFSNLQLAQQNSSSLAQFSTSPLHPVVPSSYLANVPPQQNLATPQSQQIYVPNPDSNNPASMYAQQLPIQSIHIEPSPSDVQYHNTRNLPYTTHGNYQGLQARSVQAESPKVEIRKNKIPSTQGLLITTDTSHTAPVVAPSSGNVNIDPSSQASGLKLLQLQQTFQLEPQVPHAPSHTTVEPSIRAASRKRDKKKRVWSSTTKRLLRFSHRASPESTSRKQTSEGSEQTAQTPAPTHGLRLLHLQPAPQGHITFPRIPSPPPLSRTFIVPAVPLGETKLQLLHINPKPRMMSTPAPRLSQKTRLISLEELTGLVAGRRNSEEARLQLLRVNDPTETSRGATPTLDSSKRQKRRERTLRASKATESIIITQEPKEEPLVAEEKTPARVATIHLGSFSSGSINPMPTGRILLDRARSTSAELHAFASTCKRPPECLDAFTNTEPKGSPMLVDKAVSTQASVAATTSETQNSEKGQLRRERPPRETHDSLPSQEKINLDQVSRNFLSVLDIEEGTQHQDLPPLSLGRQQRKDASASIPPVLTPAQLHLLASSIVNGTHPAAPDPHQSGRIPEQTRRPVTQSGRTEDSASVSFTEPDRVTPHYTEDSPDPELYKAINTPLPDRPRSPLLKNPTVWFSSRLSELDSQLAALQNIADCLENDLPESTIANELKKPEHVSAVSAPKPAMAARKTVRLSLPAEEHKTDLELTQNSQRKNAFASKAIQPPQALPQPDIWNVEEEDQEEDHDVLHYNSSIPDGKTLFLHPPSSSQLGHGPPSSHHNSPPKLKNLSLGTLETFDETADGSLDQMGLSDTMEILEGLVREGYLSQTDLEMSFLDTAALDTRKEQREQQSWQISPKRALAEDDRRELRMWMRRKQRERVSVYQKQRASLRERERKPFTASRTLKSPSHVTSWGNKEEKQKTMLLKQFNQRIREATSLADQLHSNPFTPSSTFVIDASPMPAPAITVRSASAPPGTSNRSHEKKSLKHSSGQTRAQHRPWTADVPGQPSEDNRLPRPGTSLSREHPISSEGLLTSIGSHEEQHFRNLRPQRKVADFEEKSAANLRGPSSDIFKLLGLDKTKAELLTGLSDQQDDGARAGASGMDWLNKVTENGGSSLSEIDWAAIEKMAAAGEP, from the exons ATGGAGCTAAAGCTGGAGGTTGTTTTGTGCTCCAGCATCAAACGGAAGAAGCCATGGCCACGCTTCTGTTGGCTTGGACAG AAGAAGGAGTCTGTCTTCCTGTTGGATGACAAAAGGatcagcgagatcaacatggtCAATGGTCGCACCAAGAAGAAGACCCCGAAACTCCATCCTTTGCTTAACAGTGTGGTGACAATGGCTCCATCTCATAATG GTTTGTGGTTCTGTGGACTTTTAGGAACGGGAGAGCTCTTTTTATGGAACAGAGATAAAGACTTGTTGAAGACGACTGTAGCTGTCCCTGAAGTTGCTCAGTTGATTGCTTCTATCCAAG GAAATGCTGCTTGGCTGTCTGTCCAGGTATCAGGAGACGGTATGCGCGTCCTGGTGGTCTCCACATTGGGGCAATTTTTCCTATGGGAGTGTTTGGATGTCGGAGACTTGATGGTGGTACCAGGAGACACCATTAAGGGACGCTGGGCTCAAATACAGCCACTTCACGATACCGTTCTGCCCAccataaaaaacaaagaaacatccCAGTGTGCCATCTTTTTGAAGACACAG TCTATGGGTGACACCTGCCTATCAGCTTTTGTGTTCACGTGTGGGAAGAAGCTAATCATCACCTGCCTCAAAATCCAGTGGGTGGATGACCACATGAACTTGGG ttCCATGGCATACAACATACAATGGGCCACCAAGACCTACTCCATGTCGCATCTTACCCCGACCTGCCAACCGGTGAAGTCCAGAGGGGCTCTGGTGGTTGACTTCTCTCCTGATGGACAACTGCTAGCCATCGTTTTGAACCAGCGGCAGCCTAAG GCAACACAGGTTCTATTTGTGAGCACACAGAACTTTGTCTCCGTATCAAGCAGCCTTGGTGGATGTGGGTGTAAATCTGAAGGGATTCCTTCGAAATACATAAG GTCATACTGGGTGGGCAGTCTAAGCTGGTCACATGATGGCCTTTTTCTGGCCTGTGTTCTGAAGAGAGGTGCCCTTCTCATACTGGCTCGTCTTGGCGGGCTACTCTCTCTGACAAGCACTGGTTGTAATGTTGACTTTGGACCTGCGCACTTCCTTCCCCTGCACCCGCTGGTCACTTACCG ACCACAGGCCGAGACCGGAAGTGCAGAGGCCTGTCTTTCCAGCTCGAGCGTGTCAGCGCGAGACGTCATGAGGCAGCGATATTCCGTGACCTGGCATCCTCGCCTCTTGTACTGCATTGTGTCTGATGGCTACATGGCCACGGTATTGAGGGTCCTGAACAGGCCTTCTCCTGCAATGTTGGTGAAAGCCGAGTTAGATAACACCAGCAAGGACCTTCGGAAGGCCAGCCAGCTTCTAGATACATCACAG AGTCACGTGAAGATGTGGTTGGATTTGGTTGTATCTTACCACAATCTGGACCATGGCTTTGAGGACTCCAAATCATTCACCGCAAGTGTGCCTCACACTGCCGAGTCTGTCCCTTCCGTAGACACACAAGAGTCCTCTTTGCCTCTTTTTCTACAGGACCAGGGGCTCTTCAGTGGCACAAAAGAGCTTCTTGAAAAAGTGCAG AACTTCTTTGAGGATGATTCCGAAGTAGACGGACCTCCTCCTGGCTCTCAGCCAGCGGATGGAGGACGTCTGGAGTATGCATCCATGTTTGATACACTTCACGCGCTGGACCCTAAACTTGTGCCTAGCCCTGTTCCCGAGGAAGACTCTGAGGATATCACACAGCGCTTTCAACATGAACTTGCGAAGATCCAAAACGGACTTTTGACAGCTTGGGCTCTCTGCATGTCTCTGGGAAACGCAGTGGAAAACAGAGCTCACCTGCTGAAGTACACAGTCTACCTGATAGCACAACTTAGTGCTTTTCTCCACTTGATCCCAAGCGCTGATGTACACTCAGGAAAAAGTAGCTCATTGGGCTCTTCTTGGCTCTTCCAGCTACTCAAAACACTTTTATCATTTCTTCCCTGGGACCACTCAAGCGCGCCTCACAGCCTGGGACTGGTAGTTGAGCTAAGCAAGCAGCTGGTACACTTGTTGCTGGGTTCTCAAGCTGAGGCCTGCCCAACAGGTCGGTCAGACATTCTGAGAAGAGCTGTGCTTATCCTAAATCTGGTCTCTGATTCCCTCGACCGGGCCTACAGCCTGCAGCAAAGAAGTGTGTGGGCTTCAGAAGAGAAGGACTCTCAAATTGTATCCTCAGATGTCTACCATGTGCCTTTACTACAGGATGACAGGGAAGACAAATGTAGAGTTGTACATCAAGGTCTACCTGTACCCCAGAGACCATCCAGCAG GCTGGTTGGAGTGTGGCAGTGGGTGTATAAGGTCACCCGGCAATACCAAGAGGAGGTGCAAGATGGCAATGGCTGTGAAGACGAACAGGAGCAGCTGTCTGTAATCATGTCTGATATTCAAACAGCTCTGCAAGCTACTGGAGAACAACTTGAGGAGGGTCCTGCGCTGCTGAATTACACAG GTGAACAGCTATTCCTGTGTGGCTTGTACCAAAACAGTGCAGAGACATGGCGGACACAAATTTGGgaacaaagtgaaaaaagtaCCG cttctcaTCGTAGTGTCTTCCAGGAGACAAGGCTTTGTTTGGCTCTCCTCTACAGCCTGTTGGCCCAATACCACCTGAGAGAAGCCATGGAGTTGGGAGAACACATGGCCCACTTGGTGCTGCACAGTGCTGGACATTACAGTAGCGACGCAACTTGCACAATgt ACGACCCGCTTCTGCCGATGAACCTCCACGACGACGCTGCCTACGCTGTGATTTATGCTCTGGCGAGATTCATGGCCTCTTATTTCACTAATCAGCCGCTCAAAATCTTGCCACCGCACAATGTGGCCATCCTGCCACCGTTACATCTACCTCATG CCTCAAATGTGGGACGTCTGGTGCCACTCAGCCAGGAGGAGGTAGCTCGAGCAGTTCGCCAGCAACACCTGTCAGAGAAGTGGACCGTGGACTATGCCCTAGACATGCTCCTTCTTGGGGGTCTCCTCCCAGAGACTGCATGGCTGGCATTCAATCTTGGGGACTGGAAGACGGCGGCCTCCGTTAGCCTAGCTTACAATAATTTCTGCACTGACCACTTGGACTTCACGCG gatGAACCGACAGGAGCTTCACCTACCAAAAGCTTTACTCCCTCAGAGTATTTTTCAGGCAGAGTTGCAATGTCTTCTTGACAATAATGCTCTCGAGCACACGGATATCACCGACAAGAGCTTTATAG ACCCTTTGGAAGGAGAAGACTTGGGAGTGTTACAGGTGTCCATCCAGGAGATCCTGAAGGCATCTGTCATGGCTGATGTGAATGTGTTGTCTTCACCCTTGACCTCCTTATTGGACTCAGCCAAGGACTTGTGCTCAGGCCTTCCTGCATTGGTGCACAGTGGACTGTATTTGCCGTCACCACCTCTTTATTGTCCTCAGCCTTCCCCCAACACACAG GATCCAGTAGGGACGGTGGGGCAGCTTGCAGAGGTTACAACACGCCACAAAGTGTCTGGAGTTCTCCAAAGGATGCTATTACTCCTCAGGTCGGCTCATTGTTGTCATCCTGCTGCTCAGTGGTACATTAATCATCTACGCCGTGCCAGGCATCTACTCTTCAAA atcaaGAAGCGGTACTGTTACCCATCTGCTGTTGAAGAGGAAAAGGCTCTCCCAGAAGGCTTGAGGAAGTTTGTCAGCCATGGGGGATTCTTCAAACGGGTCCCGAACAACAAGAACCTGGACGTAGATGCTATTCAAACTATTA TCTGTTTTAGGGAGCTGTGTGGTTTATGCTGGATGCTTCATGTCAGGGACCAGCTTTCTATTGCCTGTAGGAAGTATCAGGCTGCCAGAATGCAACAG GCCGATTCAGAAATCCTATCAGCCTGTGTGGATGCTGTTCTCTGGGCCCACCGTTATTTGCCCTTTTCTCACTTCTTGAATGCAGAGGAAATCCTCCAGGACCTCATGCTCAGCCTGGTGTCTGAACTGCCACCTCTTGCTCTG GTGGCAGACACGCTGGTGCTGGCCTTCCCAGAGAAGGAGGAGTCTGTCAGAGTCCCCCTGAGGGAAAAGTATAAGTCACTGCTGCAGACGCTGAAGCAATGCAGTGTCACTG AGGGGAACAAAGAGCAGGCCAGTGGCTCGATGACGGTTCTGATCCAAGACAAACTCAAGCAGAGGAGAAAGCACCTTGGGCGTATGCACAGGCACCTGGCTCCTCTTGAGCTCCGACTGTGGGGgaaagaggatgaagaggaagatGCGGGATTCACACCCGGGACGTCCGTGCCGAGGCAGCCCTCACCTGCCATGAGTGTGAGCGCTAGCACTTTAACCGATGGCGATACAGTGGAGCTTGAGGGTGTCTCTCCTACCACACATGGTCAATCCAAAACAAG GGTGGCAAaagataacaaaaaaagaactgCTGTTCCAACGAAGAGGGGGCTTAAAGAGCAAAATGTCAGTCACCATGATGCTGCGCTACCTTCCCTTCCTGTAGTTGGTACCTGGGAGTTTGAACTGGAGGACGACGAGTATCTAAACTTCCTCGAGCTCTTCCTCAGCTACATGCTGGAGAAGGACAGTGCAGAAGGCGGCGAATCTCCCTTGCTGAAATCCTTTTGTTCCACTCTGAGGGAGAGAGAACTGCATTCGCTCACCTTTGATGTACTCACGACGATGCACCGGCGCCAAAGAGAGGGTGGGCAACATCTGGCGGGGAAACACCGTAACAACGATCTTCCTGTTTTCAGAGCTGGCTGCTGCCACAGGACAGTGAAACGGGGTACAACACCTGAGTCGCAATCGACAACCAGCCCCTTTGACCTTGCTCTGTCTGGGAGGAAAACAGGTCTGTTTAGCCGACAGCAGAGCAGTACACCATTACAGAGAGTCTCTGcttctgactcaaaccaaagtGCCTTGCAGCCAACAGAATGTTGTTCAGTATCTGTGGAAGCCATTGTAGAAGTGCAACAGGTCTTGGATCCTAAATTAGAGGCTCAATTCCCAGAGCTTGGCAGGCTGCTGGAGTGGATGTTACGCTgggctgacaggagggttctcCAGGGGCATCCCGGCAAAAAGAAACCGCAGAGGAGAGAAGGAATGTCCGATGAAGGAATAGTCATTCGTGTCAAAGCTTCTGCGCCGGCTGTCCTCACCTCCCTCAGCCTGCTGGAGCGCAGATTCACTCCTCTGCTTGAGCCCAACTGCTTCATTGGTCGCATCCAAGTCCCGGAATCACAATTGACTGCTGCCCCGGTGGTGCAACCTGAGGTGGACATGAGGCTGGGGCGAGAGAGTAGTGTTGATACTGGCTACCCTGGGTCGGCTAACACTCCCATTGGTGCTCTTGATCACAACCTACAGCAAGGTGAACCTTCCAT TGGTTCTCATGCAGATGAACCAGCAGAGATGATGTTTGAAAGGACGCCTCTTCCCGATGACCCAGATGAGCTCAATTTCAGTGCTCCGAGGCCTGTCCCAGTACCGCAGCGACCGTGTTTTGATGATTTGGATGTTACACCTGAAAAAGAAA GCAAAAGTGATAATGACCGCACTGAACTGTCATCCTCGCTCTCTAATACGATCATATCTGAAAATCTGTGCTCACCTCAAACA aGTTTAAAGGTAGCAGATGCTTTTGAGACATCCAGCTCCACATCTCT ctgtaGTCAAGCAGGAAGCCATCCGTCTACCCAAACAACAAGTGATCCATACCCCCAAAACACTCATGCTATGCAGCCTGAGGAAGAGCATTACATCAGGAGACCAGTAGACCACCCATCAAGTTCTCAGCCTCATACTTCCATACCCTGTGCACCCGCTGTGGATCCTATTGGCCCTAACGATCCATCCTACATTGAGGCATCACCAATGAGACAGCGTGTTGGTGAAGATTTATGCAGACTGGTCCAG cacatcaaCTACATGAGCCTGATGGAGGTTTTGGGAGCTTCTTTTTCCAACCTGCAGCTCGCCCAGCAGAATTCTTCCTCTTTAGCTCAGTTCAGCACGAGCCCCTTGCATCCTGTCGTGCCTTCATCGTATCTTGCCAATGTCCCACCGCAACAAAACCTTGCCACCCCCCAATCACAACAAATATATGTGCCAAATCCAGACTCTAACAACCCAGCCTCCATGTATGCACAGCAGCTTCCCATACAGAGCATTCATATTGAACCCTCTCCATCAGATGTTCAATATCACAACACCAGGAACCTACCCTACACTACACATGGAAATTATCAG ggACTTCAAGCCCGTTCTGTGCAAGCAGAGTCGCCAAAAGTTGAAATAAGGAAAAACAAGATCCCATCAACTCAAGGGCTTCTCATCACCACTGATACCAGTCACACGGCCCCTGTGGTTGCGCCCTCAAGTGGGAACGTTAATATTGACCCATCCTCTCAAGCCTCAGGTCTAAAATTACTTCAACTCCAGCAGACATTTCAGCTGGAGCCTCAGGTGCCACATGCTCCAAGCCATACCACTGTAGAGCCAAGTATTAGAGCTGCATCAAGaaagagagacaagaaaaaaagagtttGGTCTTCAACTACAAAAAGGCTTCTCCGATTTAGCCACAGAGCATCCCCCGAGTCCACCTCAAGGAAACAGACGTCCGAGGGATCTGAGCAGACGGCTCAGACCCCTGCACCGACACATGGCCTTCGTCTGCTGCACCTGCAGCCTGCTCCACAAGGACACATCACATTCCCCAGAATACCATCGCCGCCTCCCCTGTCCAGGACCTTTATTGTCCCTGCTGTTCCACTGGGAGAAACTAAGCTCCAACTTCTACATATAAACCCTAAACCAAGAATG ATGTCGACCCCAGCGCCTCGCTTGTCCCAAAAGACTCGCCTCATCTCCTTGGAGGAGTTGACGGGCTTAGTGGCGGGGAGGCGCAACTCTGAGGAGGCTCGACTCCAGCTTCTCAGAGTGAACGACCCCACTGAGACAAGCAGAGGGGCTACACCCACCTTGGATTCCAGCAAGAG gcAGAAGAGGAGAGAGAGGACACTAAGGGCAAGTAAAGCAACTGAGTCTATCATTATTACACAAGAG CCAAAAGAGGAGCCACTTGTTGCAGAGGAAAAGACCCCTGCAAGAGTTGCTACCATTCACCTTG gatctttcagCTCAGGCTCTATCAACCCTATGCCCACTGGTCGGATATTATTGGACAGGGCAAGGTCTACTTCAGCCGAGCTTCATGCCTTCGCATCCACATGTAAAAGACCCCCTGAGTGCCTCGATGCGTTCACCAACACAGAGCCAA AGGGTTCCCCCATGCTTGTAGATAAAGCTGTGTCCACCCAAGCATCTGTAGCAGCCACCACTTCTGAAA CACAAAATTCAGAGAAAGGACAGCTGCGTAGAGAGCGCCCTCCTCGAGAAACACATGACAGCCTACCATCACAAGAGAAAATTAATTTG GATCAGGTCAGCCGCAACTTCCTGAGCGTCTTGGATATCGAGGAGGGAACACAGCATCAGGATTTGCCACCTCTTAGCTTAGGAAGGCAGCAAAGGAAAGATGCTTCTGCCTCCATCCCTCCCGTACTCACCCCCGCTCAGCTTCATTTACTTGCATCTTCCATCGTTAATGGCACTCATCCTGCTGCTCCAGATCCACACCAGTCAGGCAGAATTCCAGAACAAACCAGGAGACCCGTcacacagtcag GTCGCACTGAGGACTCTGCTTCTGTCAGCTTCACTGAGCCCGACAGAGTCACTCCACATTACACTGAGGATTCACCTGACCCTGAGCTCTATAAAGCCATTAACACACCACTACCAGATAGACCTCGCAGTCCACTGTTAAAAAATCCTACAGTCTGGTTCTCATCCCGCCTGTCCGAGTTGGATTCACAGCTCGCTGCTCTCCAGAACATTGCTGACTGCTTGGAGAATGACCTTCCTGAGTCTACAATTGCAAATGAG TTGAAGAAGCCCGAGCACGTCTCAGCAGTCTCAGCTCCAAAGCCTGCGATGGCAGCTAGAAAAACAGTTAGACTGTCTCTCCCTGCGGAAGAGCACAAAACAGACCTGGAACTGACGCAAAACAGTCAAAGAAAGAATGCCTTTGCAAGCA AAGCTATACAGCCACCTCAGGCTTTACCACAACCTGACATCTGGAATGTGGAAGAAGAGGATCAGGAAGAAGACCATGATGTGCTTCACTATAACTCCTCCATCCCAGACGGAAAGACACTGTTTCTGCATCCACCATCCTCTTCTCAGCTTGGTCACGGCCCCCCCTCCTCTCACCACAACTCCCCTCCAA AGCTTAAGAATCTCTCACTAGGCACATTGGAAACATTTGACGA GACAGCTGATGGGAGTCTGGACCAGATGGGGTTGTCTGATACCATGGAAATCTTAGAAGGCTTAGTAAGGGAAGGTTATTTATCTCAGACTGACctggaaatgtcatttttggacacGGCTGCACTTGACACCAG AAAGGAGCAGCGGGAGCAGCAGAGTTGGCAGATATCACCGAAACGTGCTCTCGCGGAGGACGACAGGAGGGAGCTGAGAATGTGGATGAGGCGGAAGCAGAGGGAGCGAGTGTCTGTTTATCAGAAACAGAGAGCGAGCCTGCGAGAGAGAGAGCGCAAACCTTTTACGGCATCGAGAACATTG AAATCTCCCAGCCATGTGACCAGTTGGGGGAACAAAGAGGAAAAGCAAAA GACAATGCTCTTGAAACAATTCAACCAGAGGATCCGTGAGGCCACTTCTTTGGCTGATCAACTTCACAGCAACCCATTCACACCGTCTAGTACCTTTGTGATTGATGCGAGTCCGATGCCCGCCCCTGCCATCACTGTCCGGTCCGCCTCTGCACCACCAGGCACTAGTAATCGCAG ccatgagaaaaaaagtctgaagcATTCTTCAGGACAAACACGTGCCCAGCATCGGCCTTGGACTGCTGATGTGCCAGGACAACCTTCTGAAGACAACAGGCTGCCAAGACCAG GGACCTCTCTGTCGAGGGAACATCCAATCTCCTCAGAAGGCTTGCTGACCTCCATAGGGAGCCATGAGGAGCAGCATTTCAGAAATCTCAGGCCGCAAAGAAAGGTAGCAGACTTTGAGGAGAAAAGTGCAGCAAATCTTAGAGGCCCCTCTTCAGATATCTTCAAGTTGCTTGGCCTAGACAAGACAAAAGCA GAGTTACTGACAGGACTTTCAGACCAGCAGGATGATGGTGCCAGAGCTGGCGCGTCAGGTATGGACTGGCTGAACAAAGTGACAGAGAATGGTGGCAGCAGCCTCAGCGAGATCGACTGGGCGGCCATCGAGAAGATGGCAGCTGCAGGGGAGCCCTGA